The genomic region GCCCGGAAGACCTCGGCCACGTAGGCGGAGTAGACCAGCACCAGCGCGATCGAGCCCAGCACCACCGGCTCGTTCGGGATGCCGGTCAGCCGCAGGCCGGGCAGGCCGAAGCCGACCAGGTACAGCACGATGATCAGCGGCAGGCCGCGGAAGAGGTCCACGTAGCCGGTGCCCAGCGCGCGCAGCGGGAACCACACCGGGCCGCGCAGCGTGCGCAGCGCGGCCACCGCCAGGCCCAGCGCCAGGATCAGCACCTCGCAGACCACCAGCACCCTGATGTTGAGCCACAGCCCGTCCAGCACCGCGGGCAGCGCCTTGACCGCGGCCTCGTAGTTGAAGAACGAGTCGCGCACCCGTGGCCAGCCCGGCGCGCTGGTGATGGTCAGCCAGGCCGCCACCGCGAAGACCACTGTGGACAGCAGAGCGACCACAGTGGACTTGCGGCGGCGGGATCGCTGGTACGCCAGGCGTTCCCGCTGGATCGAGCTGGGTTCCACTGTGGTCACGAGAGTTCCGGCGCCTTGCCCGCCGCGGCCAGCCACTCCTGCTCCAGCTTGGCCAGCGTGCCGTCCGCGCGCAGCGCCTCCACCGCCTTGGTGAAGCAGCCGGTGAGCGCGCTGCCCTTGTCCAGCACCGCGCCGAACTGCTCCGGCTTGCCGCCGCCGGCGGGCAGCTGGCCGACGATGACCGCCTCGGAGATCTCCGCCGAGGTGATGTAGAACGCGGTCGGCAGGTCCACCACCAGCGCCTGGACCTGGTTGTTGCGCAGGGCCTGCTTGGCGTCGTCGTTGGTGTTGTAGACCGAGGCCTGCTTCTTCGGCTTGACCTGGTTGGTCACCGCGTCGTAGCTGGTGGTGCCGACCTGCGCGCCCAGGGTGAACCCGGCCAGCTCGGCCACCGACTTCGCGGTCGCCGCCGGGGACTCCTTCAGCGCCACCACGGCCTGGCGCACGGTGTAGTACGGGGCGGAGAAGTCCACCGCGTTGCGCCGCTCATCGGTGATGGAGAACTGGTTCAGGTCCGCGTCGAAGGTCTTCGGGCCGGGCTGGATGGCCGCGTTGAACGGCACCCGCACCCAGCTGACCTCCTCCTTGGCGAAGCCGAGCTTGCCTGCCACGGCGTAGGCCACCGCGGACTCGAAGCCCTTGCCGTTGGCCGGGTCGTTGCCGGTGAACCACGGCTCGTAGGCCGGCTCGTCGGTGCCGAAGGTGAGCTTGCCCGCGGCCACGGTCTTCAGCGAGCCCTTGGCGCAGTCCGAGGGACCGCTGGCCCCTGGTGATCTGCCCTGGTCAGCCGGGGCGCAGGCGGTGGCGGCCGCGACGAGGGCCAGTGTGGCGGCGAGGAGGGAAACGCGCATGGGCGCATCTAACCGCAGCACCGCCGGGAACCGGAGCAGCCATGCGCGCGTTCCAATGGGCGGACACGTTTCCGGCGATTCGGACACCGCTCGTTCGGGTAGACCGGGAACACCCGACCGCTGAACTTGAGGAGTTGAGATGGCCGGACTGTTCGCCAAGCTCGCCCGGTTCGCTTCCAGCCCGAAGGGCCAACGACTGATCGACCAGGCCCGCAGGCAGGCGGCCAAGCCGAAGAACCGGGCCAAGCTCCAGCGCCTGTTCGCCCGCTTGACCGGCCGCGGCCGGGGTGGCGGTGGCGGTCACTACCGGCCCTGACCGTGCGTCACGGCAACGGCAGCCAGCGCGGATGGATGACGTAGGCGATGCCTCCCGGGCCGCCGGCCACTGAGCCGTCGGCCCGGTACCGCTTGGTGCGCTGCCAGATGTTCTCGAACTGCGCCCGCTTGTACACGTGCCGCACCGCAGGGTTGTTCGGCGAGGCCGGGTCGTTGGCGATCACGTCGCCGGTGCGGGTGAACCCGACCACCACCATGATGTGCCCCGTGGTGCCGTAGCCCGCGCCATCGAGCTCGGAGGCCAGGAACGACTGCGAGGTGATCACCGGGATGCCCTGCCGGATGTAGCGCTCCAGCTCGGTCAGCGAGCTGAGCCTGGTGATGTGCCCGGCCAGCCCGAAGGAGGCCGCGTAGGCGGTGTTGAACGGCCAGTTGCCGGTGCCCCGGTAGTCGTAGTCGTAGTTGTGCCGGGCCGCGTAGGCCACGCTCGGATCGGTGTAGCCCTGCGGAATCCAGGACATCTGCTCGGCGGAGGGCTTGCGGCCCCAGTACTCCAGCACCATCTGGGTGGAGGTCGGGCTGCACCACACCTGACCGCCGCCGCCGTACTCCGGGAAGTTGCCGCGGTGCACGTTCTGCGAGTAGCGCGGCACCGGCAGCTCCATGCCCCAGGCCCCGCCCGGCCCGCTGGCCGGCACGATGAACCGGTCCGGGATGGCCGAGGCCAGCGCGCCCACCTTGGTCACCTGCGCGGCGGACTTCGCGCCCGGCACCCGGTACAGCGTCACCCGCAGCTGGTAGGAGGTCCACGGGGTGGTGGCCTTGAAGGTGTCCACGTCCACGGAACCGTTGGCGTCACCCTGGTCCGGCACCGTGGTCCGCTTGATCAGCGAGTCCGCCGAGGCCCACCGGCCCATCACGTACCACTTGCTGTCCACAGTGGACGATCCGCCGCGGCCGCGCAGCTCCACCTGCAACCAGGTCTCGGCCGGGGTGCTCGCGTTCCAGGAGGCGATGAGCTCGGTGGCGGGGAAGGACAGCGCGCGCCGGGAGGAGGTCCAGCGGGCGTACTCGAACTGCTGGGTCTTCCCGGTGTGCGGGTCGGTGTAGCCGGTGGTGCCCGCGGGCGTGGCCATGGTCAGCCCGCTCGGGGTGGCCGTGGTGCCCTCGTTGGCGCCCTGGTGGAAGTCGTGCACGGACTGCCAGGCATGGAAGTCGATCATGGTGGACTTTCCGGCGGTGGCCGAGGCGGGAGCCGCGAGCAGAGCGCATAACGCGGCCAGTGGGGCAACGAGGAATCGGCGCATCAGAACTCCCAGAAGGCGGGCACCCAGACCGGGCGCGGCGTGCTCTCCCGGTGGGTGCGGTCCAGGGCGGTGACCAGGTAGGTGAACCGGCGGTCCGTCGGCGCGCCCGCGTCGAGCAGGGACTTCTCGCGGGTGGTGCCCAGCAGGGTGGCCGGATCGGCGGTGGAGCACTCGGTGACGGACTGGTGTCCGGGCAGCCGGTACACCGCGAACGCGCTCGCGCCCGCGGTGGCCTGCCAGCTCAGCTTGTAGCCGCCGCCGGGATTCGGCTCGGCGCGCACACCGGCCGGCGCGCCGGGCGGTGTGCCGGGGACGGTGCCGCGGACCGGCACCAGCGCGGGATGGCGGTGCTGGTCGGCATTGAGCCGGTCGGCGAAGCCCAGCGGGTTGGCGAAGACGCTGTTGACGTTGTAGTAGATGTCGCCGCCGACCTGCGGGTGCGACCGGTTGAGCGCCAGGTGCTTGGGCATCTCCTCCGGGTCGGTCCAGGCCGCGGGGTTGCTGGTGCCGATCTTGTAGGCGCCCTGTCCGATGTAGAGGGACACCCCGGTGCCCTCGACCTCCTTGGCCCACCAGGGGATCAGCTTGTCGTAGGCGGCCGGCGGGTAGCCGATGCTCCAGTACACCTGCGGCGCCACGTAGTCGATCCAGGCGTTGCGGATCCAGGTCCGGGTGTCGGCGTAGAGGTCGTCGTAGTTGTGCACGCCCGCGGTGGTCTCCGAGCCGGTCGGGTCGTGTCGCTTGTCCCGCCACACGCCGAACGGGCTGACCCCGAAGGACACCCAGGGCTTGCGCGCGCCGATCTGCTCGCCGACCTCCCGGATCAGCCGGTTCACGTTGTCCCGCCGCCAGTCCGCCTTCACCGGGAAGTCCGCGCCGTGCTGGCGGTAGGTCGCCTCGTCCGGGAACTCCTGACCGGCCACCGGGTACGGGTAGAAGTAGTCGTCGAAGTGCACGCCGTCC from Crossiella sp. CA-258035 harbors:
- a CDS encoding amino acid ABC transporter permease — translated: MTTVEPSSIQRERLAYQRSRRRKSTVVALLSTVVFAVAAWLTITSAPGWPRVRDSFFNYEAAVKALPAVLDGLWLNIRVLVVCEVLILALGLAVAALRTLRGPVWFPLRALGTGYVDLFRGLPLIIVLYLVGFGLPGLRLTGIPNEPVVLGSIALVLVYSAYVAEVFRAGIDSVHPSQRASARSIGLTHAQTMRIVVLPQAVRRVLPPLLNDFVALQKDCGLISVLGAVDAVRAAQISSATAYNFTPYVLAGLLFVLLAVPSGRLADWASARAARRQSGGGVA
- a CDS encoding ABC transporter substrate-binding protein; amino-acid sequence: MRVSLLAATLALVAAATACAPADQGRSPGASGPSDCAKGSLKTVAAGKLTFGTDEPAYEPWFTGNDPANGKGFESAVAYAVAGKLGFAKEEVSWVRVPFNAAIQPGPKTFDADLNQFSITDERRNAVDFSAPYYTVRQAVVALKESPAATAKSVAELAGFTLGAQVGTTSYDAVTNQVKPKKQASVYNTNDDAKQALRNNQVQALVVDLPTAFYITSAEISEAVIVGQLPAGGGKPEQFGAVLDKGSALTGCFTKAVEALRADGTLAKLEQEWLAAAGKAPELS
- a CDS encoding C39 family peptidase, producing MRRFLVAPLAALCALLAAPASATAGKSTMIDFHAWQSVHDFHQGANEGTTATPSGLTMATPAGTTGYTDPHTGKTQQFEYARWTSSRRALSFPATELIASWNASTPAETWLQVELRGRGGSSTVDSKWYVMGRWASADSLIKRTTVPDQGDANGSVDVDTFKATTPWTSYQLRVTLYRVPGAKSAAQVTKVGALASAIPDRFIVPASGPGGAWGMELPVPRYSQNVHRGNFPEYGGGGQVWCSPTSTQMVLEYWGRKPSAEQMSWIPQGYTDPSVAYAARHNYDYDYRGTGNWPFNTAYAASFGLAGHITRLSSLTELERYIRQGIPVITSQSFLASELDGAGYGTTGHIMVVVGFTRTGDVIANDPASPNNPAVRHVYKRAQFENIWQRTKRYRADGSVAGGPGGIAYVIHPRWLPLP
- a CDS encoding family 10 glycosylhydrolase: MLRLLRMLLCLLLVAPLLASGPAGATALAACPEPAQPKRQLRGLWIASVSNINWPSRSGLSVAQQQDEYRRLLDRAKQLRFNAVFVQVRPASDAFYPSTLEPWSQYLTGTQGQSPGYDPLAFLVAEAHARDLEFHGWFNPYRVSTQPDPAKLAPSHPARVHPDWVIRYGNGLVYNPGLPAVRAHVREVISDVLGRYDLDGVHFDDYFYPYPVAGQEFPDEATYRQHGADFPVKADWRRDNVNRLIREVGEQIGARKPWVSFGVSPFGVWRDKRHDPTGSETTAGVHNYDDLYADTRTWIRNAWIDYVAPQVYWSIGYPPAAYDKLIPWWAKEVEGTGVSLYIGQGAYKIGTSNPAAWTDPEEMPKHLALNRSHPQVGGDIYYNVNSVFANPLGFADRLNADQHRHPALVPVRGTVPGTPPGAPAGVRAEPNPGGGYKLSWQATAGASAFAVYRLPGHQSVTECSTADPATLLGTTREKSLLDAGAPTDRRFTYLVTALDRTHRESTPRPVWVPAFWEF